The following nucleotide sequence is from Candidatus Methanosuratincola sp..
TTGGGCGCGATTCAGCTTGTGGCTCGGCAGTTGTTGCGGGCTGGTGTTTTTAGGGCTAGTTTGGATTTGGGCGGTTCGCGTGATGTGAGTGTTGAGGCGGCGGTTGGGGCTGTGAGGCGTGTTGTTGCTTCGAGTGAGCGGGCTGGGGCGCCGAGGTTGAAGAAATTTTTGGAGGAGCATTGGGAGGATCTGGTTGAACAGGCCAAGTATGTTAATCCTGATGATGTTTTACCGAGGCGTATTCGTAATCGGGAGCGTTTGAGCGAGACTTTTGGGGGGTATATTGACCGGAGTTTGGATGCAGCTGAGCGGATGTTGAACCAGCTGGAGGTTTTGGAGAGGCGTTTGCCTGTTTGGAAGAGCTTCGTGCGTGGGGCGGATGTACCAAGAGTTGAGCCTGTAATGGACTATCACGACTCCGAGACATGAAGATGCAGTAAGATTTTGGAAGATGGTAGAATAGAAACGGCCGGAAACACAATTAAGCAACGGCTAGTGTCTAAGCACCACTCACGAGAGTTTGTAGTTCTTTCCCTTAAGTGGACCTCCATAGTGTCTATCACAATGAAATCAGTGAAGCAAAGCAAGAAGTGGATAGAGTTTTGGAACTTGGTAGAAAGCACGAATGCTTGTTCAACCAGCTTAAAAATGAAGCTGTCGAGTTAGTTGGTATGGGGTGTTTCGGAAGAGGGCCCATTACTAAACCACCAGAAAAGTGGGTCGGCACCGACCTTGCAGCTTCGAAAGAACTTTTGAACAAACACAAAGGTTTGTGATTTTGAGGACGTTAATAAGAATGCAGTTTTAGCAGAATGCCTGTTCCATCGAGACGAAACAATGTTGGGAATTTCCAATAGAAAAAATCAGCTGCTTGTCAAAATAAGGAATAAAATGACTGCGGCTATTCTCAATACCCTGGAGAATTAATGGGGTTACGATTCTGAGACGTAGTGGTCTAGGCGTTCTCCTTTTTTTGGTGCGAACTCTATGGATTTTCCTAGGGCTATGAGCAGGGCTTTTGCTATTGCTGCGTCTTTTTGGAAGTTTTCGTTCGATGTGTTCTCTGCGTATCGTGCATAGGCTTGTAGGACTGTTGGGAAGGGTGACCCTGCGACATCGAGGTTTTTCTCTTGCATCAGGTCTTTGACTCTAGTTAGCCCTCCTCTTTCGTATTGGAGGATGGCTGCGTGGACGTGGTCGATTGTTGTTTCGAGGGTTTTGTGGTCGTATGGGTCGATTATACCTTTGGCTTGCCGGTCTCTGGCCGAGAGTATGTGTATGTCTTTGCCGTCTTTTTCTATGAGGCCGTGCGTACCTCTTACGTCTAGCGTGTCTAGTGTGACGAGTCCGCCGAAGACTGTTGCGAGGCGGGCCTCTTCGTATTCCGTCTGTGCTGTTGGGAAGTTGGCGAGTAGGTTTATGTAGGCGGCTGTTTCTTTGTCCGCGTTTTGTATGCCTGCTTCTTGGAGGAATTTTTCGTTTAGGACATCTGTGACGAGGTCTAGTGCTTGTTGGGGGTCGATTTCTCTTCCTGTGGCGGTTCTAACCGGGTAGTAGTCGGCGAATTTGCCTAGTACTGGGGCGTAGACGCTCACTTTTAGGTCTGGCCCGTTTATGCCGAGTCTACCGAACTCTTCGATCTTTTGTTTGGCTACGTCGCGGAGTTCGTCGACGATGTGTTCCCAGATGCCTGGGTGGTTGGCTGCTCTTTTGCGGCAGGTGAGTAGGACGGTGACTTTGAGGACGCCTTTTCCGCGTTTTGCGTATTTGTCCGGCGGTTCTGTGCGGACGGGCCAGCTGCTGATGAAGGTGAAGCCTGCGTTTATGAGGGCTGTTGCGAGGCTGCTCCATGCTTCTGCAGTGCGATGGGTGAACATTACGGTTAGGATGCCGTCGTCTTGGAGGACGCGGTTCATTTCTCGGAAGGCTGCTTCCATTTTAGTTCTGTAGTCTTCTTGGGCGAGGGTTTTGGCGCTTTTGCCCATGCCTTTGAAGCGGGCTGGGTTAGATACGGCTTCTTCCTCTTTTTCTGTCAGTGTTGTACTGAAAGCGTCTGGGAATATGTCGCCGAGGAGGCGTTTGAGCCATACGTAGAAGAAGTCGCTGACTTCGGCGTACATGACGTTTTCTGCGTAGGGCGGGTCAACGACGATGCACGGGACGCTTTTGTCTTTGAGTGGGAGTCTCGTTGACGTCCCGCAGTAAACAGTTGCCTTTGGTGGGTTATCGGGGAGCAACTCCACGATTTCCTTTAATGCATCAAGAACCTTTGATAACGCCCAAGGCCATAGCATCCGAGAGTGATCCCATTCTGCGTAGCTCCACTTAAATGGAAAAGCCTGCAAACTCATCATATGCGCAACTTTGTTCCTTGTAGAATCCCAAAGTGAGATTAAACAATTGTAATCAACACATGTGTCAAAGACCATGGCCCCATAAGTAGCGACCGCAGCTGCGAACTCCCATTCCTCACTGCCTTTTTCAGCATTCGCAAACAGTTTCTCTTTAGCCTGCTTAAACTTTTCTAGATAAGTGAGGTGGGTGAGCAGTTGACGAGGATTGAACAAATCAGACCACCGAGGCATTCCAAAATTCAATGGTTCCCTCGTCTTCAACCCTTCTGGTATAGCTTCGGTTGGAACTAATCCAATAGCTTCCCATTTTGGTAACTTCTCCTTAAGCCTAGCTCTAGCGCTCTCTGTCGCTCCATTTTCCTGTTCCGTTGGCGCCCTGAAATCCCATTTCGCCCTGTTCTTGCCTAACCCTCTACTCTTGACACAAACACAGTAGAGCTGATGCCCCATCCGACCGTTCTGCGCCTCGTGTTTAACCTCTTCTCCATCGACAACCGTATGACATCGTGGGCATTCAGCACGTCCACCTTTTACGGTTCCCTTATCAGGATCCAGACCGTGCCTTTTGGGGCTGGAAACAATATCAAAGCCGCAAACGCCCCCGCTCTCTGGAACCACAACCCGGACAGCCACGCTCTCCTTATCATTGCTGGCCCTAACGACCCACCAGTTCGGCGACAACGGAATAACCAAACCACAACTGGAACACTTTATCGTCCGCGCCCATAAATACGCATAAACCTTCTCGCCAGGCTGCTTGGGAAAGAACTCTTCAAGCTCCGACTTAGCGGCTTCATGCACCTTTCTGCAGAAGTTTTCAACAGCTGGAAGCAGCTTCTTACCAAACCTTGCTGGATGCTCCAAAGTTCCCTTGAGGCAGATGAAAGCTACAGGGTTCAAGTCGCCAGCCACAACAGGCAAACCCAAACGCATAGCCTCAAAGGGAATGCTGCCCCCGCCAGCCATAGGGTCAACAACCAAAGGACGCTTAACACCCCAAAACTCCCTCAGCAAATCATGAAACCTACTAAGTTCTCGCTCAGACGGAACGTGCTCATAAGCCCTCTTCCAAAAAAATGGGTTCTTCTGAAGCTTAACTTTCTCAGCCTTAGCCTGAGCAAGCCTGTCCTGAGCCTTCTGCAAGTCAACATCAGCAGGAATCCCCAACAACTCAAGAAAATCATCTCTCTTAACACCAGCAGGCAAAAGACTCCCCAAAACAGCAGCCCGACTTGCAGCTAAAGGGCGCCTCGCAAACCAAACATGCAAGAAATACAAAGGCGGCAACGCACTACTTGCACTACGCTCCCTCACGCTTTCGACGCTGACTTCTGTTATTGGAAACCACTTGCTAATCAGCATCTCACGCCCTTCATCATCAACCATACCGCAACACCACACCGTCCATGCATAGCAAATACTTTTTTATTAATAAATTACTAACACTTATAACAGTAATCCTGTCTCAATTGCGTGATATAAATGCTTAAACAATCTCTCATCCCTATTTGGGATCCTCAAGCGTGTATGCCTAAACAAGACATCATAGAAGGCAAATACCTACAAGCAGAGCTCGCCCTAGACCTTTACACAATCGCCGAAGGCACAGCCAAACCGCCGTACGATACGCCAGAAACCTTCTTCCAATCGACACACCTGACAACCACACTAAAACAACTCCTAGAAGACGTACTCAACCACCTAACAGGATCAAAACCCACGAACCCAGTCCTAGTCTTCGACGCAGGCTTCGGTGGCGGCAAAACCCACGCCATGGCAGCAATCTACTATGCTGCTAAAAACCCAACAAACCCAGAAATCATAAAGCTCCTCGGCACAACACCAACACTCAAAAACTGCAGAATAATCGTAATAGACGGAAGCGCCTACGGTGGAAAAGGCGTCAAACGCGACCAACACCAATTCCGCACATTATGGGCAGACTTCCTTTACCAACTAGGCGAAACCATAAAAGCAAAAGAATCAGACACACCAGAGGGCTTACCGGAACGAAAAGACCTCACAGAAATACTTCAAAAAGAACCAACACTCATACTAATTGACGAAATCCCAAAATACTTAGACCTTGTCAAAGACCAACCTGACATTCTAAATAAAGTAAAACACTTCATCCACACACTGACACTGTCGGTCTGCGAAACAAACAACAGCATCCTCATCGTAAGCGTGGCAGGCGACGCCTATATTGCCGCAGCAGACGCCGTCCGAAAAGAACTCAGCGAAGCCATGAATATCCTTAACCGCAAAATGCAACCCATCGAACCCGTCAAAAGCCAAGACGTACCGCACATCCTCAAAAAACGCCTCTTCGACTTCACAAACCCAAAAACCGCAGAGACCACCGCAAAAGCCTACACCGAACTCTTCGAACATATCAAAGCCCCAGACCGCTACCGTAAGATAGAATACCAAAACCGCATAATCGAAACCTACCCCTTCCACCCAGAACTCATAGACGCCCTGTACGAACGCCTATCAACACTCCCCGAGTTCCAACGCACAAGAGGTGCACTACGCCTCCTGGCCCACGTAATCAACCACATCTGGAAAACCAAGGAAAACGACGCTTACCTAATACACCCACACCACGTAGACCTACAAGTCCCAGAGATAGTCGAAGAACTCACAACCCGCCTAAAAGAAGAAAAATACATAAACGCCATAGCCTCAGACGTCTACACACACGGCGGAAGAAAAGCCAAAGCCCAACAAAAAGATGAAGACTACAAAAGCCACTTCCAAGCCCCACTCTTCCGAAGAACCTGCAACACCATATTCCTCTATAGCCTAACGGGCGCCAGAGAAGAAGCCAAAGGCATAGACACCGACAACCTCATCGCTACACTCGCTACACCGACAAAAGAAGAACACATCCAATACTACCGAGACCAAATCCTTCCAGCCATAGTCAACAACTTCTGGTACATCGAGCCCATAGGCAACAGATACGTCTTCAAAAAAGAACCCACTGAAAACCGCATAATAGACCAAGAATCACAAAACATCCCAAACTCAAAAATCATAAATAATGTCCGCGTAAAACTCGGAGAACTATTCGCCCAAAAAGGAAATGGCCACTTCCGCATCGAGATCTTCCCAGAAGACCCCTCAGCCATAACAGATGACACAACCCTAAAAATAGCCATACTCAACCCGCTACTAGATCACACGATACCATCAGAAGAAAACGTCCCAGACCAAGTAGCCCAATTCATACTTAACCGCGACCAAAGGGGCAACCTACGCATATACAGAAACAACACCTTCCTTCTTGCAGCAAGAAGCGACTCTTGGGAAACACTCCGCGACGCAGCAGCAAGACTAGAAGTCGCAAAAGACTTGGCAGAAGACCCAGAGAAGTTCGGAATACCCCACGACAAGAAAAAAAGTCTCGAACAGAAAAGAGCTCAATATGAAGCTGCCTTAAACGACGCCATAAGGGCCGCATTCACGT
It contains:
- a CDS encoding DUF1156 domain-containing protein, which produces MVDDEGREMLISKWFPITEVSVESVRERSASSALPPLYFLHVWFARRPLAASRAAVLGSLLPAGVKRDDFLELLGIPADVDLQKAQDRLAQAKAEKVKLQKNPFFWKRAYEHVPSERELSRFHDLLREFWGVKRPLVVDPMAGGGSIPFEAMRLGLPVVAGDLNPVAFICLKGTLEHPARFGKKLLPAVENFCRKVHEAAKSELEEFFPKQPGEKVYAYLWARTIKCSSCGLVIPLSPNWWVVRASNDKESVAVRVVVPESGGVCGFDIVSSPKRHGLDPDKGTVKGGRAECPRCHTVVDGEEVKHEAQNGRMGHQLYCVCVKSRGLGKNRAKWDFRAPTEQENGATESARARLKEKLPKWEAIGLVPTEAIPEGLKTREPLNFGMPRWSDLFNPRQLLTHLTYLEKFKQAKEKLFANAEKGSEEWEFAAAVATYGAMVFDTCVDYNCLISLWDSTRNKVAHMMSLQAFPFKWSYAEWDHSRMLWPWALSKVLDALKEIVELLPDNPPKATVYCGTSTRLPLKDKSVPCIVVDPPYAENVMYAEVSDFFYVWLKRLLGDIFPDAFSTTLTEKEEEAVSNPARFKGMGKSAKTLAQEDYRTKMEAAFREMNRVLQDDGILTVMFTHRTAEAWSSLATALINAGFTFISSWPVRTEPPDKYAKRGKGVLKVTVLLTCRKRAANHPGIWEHIVDELRDVAKQKIEEFGRLGINGPDLKVSVYAPVLGKFADYYPVRTATGREIDPQQALDLVTDVLNEKFLQEAGIQNADKETAAYINLLANFPTAQTEYEEARLATVFGGLVTLDTLDVRGTHGLIEKDGKDIHILSARDRQAKGIIDPYDHKTLETTIDHVHAAILQYERGGLTRVKDLMQEKNLDVAGSPFPTVLQAYARYAENTSNENFQKDAAIAKALLIALGKSIEFAPKKGERLDHYVSES
- a CDS encoding DUF499 domain-containing protein, whose protein sequence is MPKQDIIEGKYLQAELALDLYTIAEGTAKPPYDTPETFFQSTHLTTTLKQLLEDVLNHLTGSKPTNPVLVFDAGFGGGKTHAMAAIYYAAKNPTNPEIIKLLGTTPTLKNCRIIVIDGSAYGGKGVKRDQHQFRTLWADFLYQLGETIKAKESDTPEGLPERKDLTEILQKEPTLILIDEIPKYLDLVKDQPDILNKVKHFIHTLTLSVCETNNSILIVSVAGDAYIAAADAVRKELSEAMNILNRKMQPIEPVKSQDVPHILKKRLFDFTNPKTAETTAKAYTELFEHIKAPDRYRKIEYQNRIIETYPFHPELIDALYERLSTLPEFQRTRGALRLLAHVINHIWKTKENDAYLIHPHHVDLQVPEIVEELTTRLKEEKYINAIASDVYTHGGRKAKAQQKDEDYKSHFQAPLFRRTCNTIFLYSLTGAREEAKGIDTDNLIATLATPTKEEHIQYYRDQILPAIVNNFWYIEPIGNRYVFKKEPTENRIIDQESQNIPNSKIINNVRVKLGELFAQKGNGHFRIEIFPEDPSAITDDTTLKIAILNPLLDHTIPSEENVPDQVAQFILNRDQRGNLRIYRNNTFLLAARSDSWETLRDAAARLEVAKDLAEDPEKFGIPHDKKKSLEQKRAQYEAALNDAIRAAFTYIVYATRGGKIEAKSFRPSGYGTAQPGQEILWHVLANVLHRVTDQPLDPDYAKTEAWPTQATETTTKTLFENIHKKTGTVLPENQSLFEKTILEGIKRGTWVLVHQNKAYAPENPPDRITISPDTRLLLPDEAAKQGFTDERGHLCRDCQTWPCQCTKRSEIQTITTWAPETMLKNSETFEPAPPKVQLEDLEKWTRSEGIENITEAKIRVTGTTDAATQFRNLVRLAKAGKKIATAVQVEARTYQPNLKLEVSFRADDEGLETPAAKILDDIARWQLPEFQATINLKAEKIPIRELHDLLKNTFRTEDQNIKLSLEIKPEREK